In a genomic window of Wyeomyia smithii strain HCP4-BCI-WySm-NY-G18 chromosome 1, ASM2978416v1, whole genome shotgun sequence:
- the LOC129717256 gene encoding Golgi to ER traffic protein 4 homolog: MINLRDPKNLISRSSNHPIQSAKDVCSYQNYLVGIHGESLKETTAASETFATYTEYHPFIIPLLNFIFFLLQAIEANQRKLVVFKTLCELYKPSIERDPSYEKYLQMIGMIFPHLCLIGMMFFGKSQSQRPQHEGIPGIFGDLLNQGLDDDLDDESASGSHPHNQSRTTAG; this comes from the exons ATGATCAACCTGCGAGATCCGAAAAACTTGATCAGTCGATCGAGCAATCATCCAATTCAATCGGCTAAAGATGTGTGcagttatcaaaattatttagTGGG CATCCATGGCGAAAGCTTGAAGGAAACGACAGCGGCGTCGGAAACGTTCGCAACCTACACTGAATATCACCCGTTCATCATCCCGTTGCTGAATTTTATCTTCTTTCTGCTGCAAGCTATCGAGGCCAACCAGCGCAAGCTGGTGGTATTCAAAACCTTGTGCGAGCTGTACAAACCTTCGATAGAGCGAGATCCGTCCTATGAAAAGTATCTGCAAATGATCGGTATgatttttcctcatctatgcTTGATCGGTATGATGTTCTTTGGAAAAAGCCAGTCGCAAAGACCGCAACACGAGGGCATCCCAGGAATTTTCGGTGATCTACTAAATCAAGGGCTGGATGATGACTTGGACGATGAATCGGCCAGTGGTAGCCATCCCCACAACCAGTCCAGAACGACGGCAGGGTAA
- the LOC129734082 gene encoding remodeling and spacing factor 1-like encodes MSSKSLDLTATPCEQCGQISTENEAMIACDNCDRWYHTRCVGVNTVPKKDKKWFCPDASCQAVCQEKLKKTREKKNATPIPPTVAEKLKAMEAERKRKEEEMEAEWLIKQKELEINNALKEKQMHLERMLREKQLEAARDLREVEMEEKRTLFEAELREKRMHFEQMKAMEDEHREKISELERRMEKIEVQEKSKIKNQKPRGQDDQATTSKQSPEGIKPGKLTKENLDRLENINSGVESDEDDYSSDDSDYDDEEKTVDLEGDRKSQISSQNGQGHQRAGPSKAQLSARNGLTRKLPTFTGKPEEWPLFFGAYQASNEACGYSDVENLVRLQESLKGAALESVRGQLLLPKSVPRVIAKLRQLYGRPEQLLQNHLEKVRKLDSPKTDRLASFIPFGNAVEQLCEHLEAAELTLHLVNPILIQDLVNKLPDGEKRQWLHYKRKKKEVTLRTFTDFISKIVSDACEVNVNYD; translated from the coding sequence ATGAGTAGCAAATCCCTGGACTTGACTGCTACCCCCTGCGAACAATGTGGACAAATTTCGACGGAGAATGAGGCTATGATTGCCTGTGATAACTGCGACCGCTGGTATCACACGCGCTGCGTGGGTGTAAATACGGTGCCGAAAAAGGACAAGAAGTGGTTCTGTCCGGATGCGTCGTGCCAAGCAGTTTGTCAGGAAAAGCTGAAGAAGACCCGTGagaaaaaaaatgccactcccATTCCTCCAACCGTCGCCGAGAAGCTAAAAGCTATGGAAGCGGAAAGGAAACGTAAGGAGGAGGAAATGGAAGCCGAATGGTTGATCAAGCAGAAGGAGTTGGAAATCAACAACGCACTGAAGGAGAAGCAAATGCACCTAGAGCGAATGTTACGCGAAAAGCAGCTGGAAGCCGCCAGGGACTTGCGCGAAGTGGAAATGGAGGAAAAACGTACGCTATTCGAAGCGGAATTGCGGGAAAAACGAATGCACTTCGAGCAAATGAAGGCGATGGAAGACGAGCATCGCGAGAAAATCTCCGAGCTGGAAAGGCGTATGGAGAAGATAGAAGTACAGGAAAAGTCGAAGATTAAAAATCAGAAACCCAGAGGCCAAGACGACCAAGCAACTACCTCGAAGCAATCTCCGGAGGGAATAAAGCCTGGCAAGCTTACGAAGGAAAATCTCGATCGCCTCGAGAATATCAACAGTGGTGTCGAGAGTGATGAAGACGATTACAGCTCCGATGATTCCGATTACGACGACGAGGAAAAAACCGTCGACTTGGAAGGCGATAGGAAAAGCCAGATCAGCTCTCAAAACGGGCAGGGGCACCAGCGTGCCGGGCCGAGTAAAGCCCAGTTGAGCGCCAGGAACGGGCTCACTAGAAAACTTCCCACCTTTACCGGAAAACCGGAAGAGTGGCCTTTGTTTTTCGGGGCCTACCAAGCGTCAAACGAAGCTTGTGGCTATTCGGATGTAGAGAACTTGGTGAGACTCCAGGAAAGCTTAAAGGGTGCTGCACTCGAGTCGGTTCGCGGACAACTACTGCTCCCTAAATCGGTTCCGAGGGTAATCGCGAAGCTGCGACAGCTTTATGGCCGCCCTGAGCAACTGCTTCAAAACCATCTCGAGAAGGTTCGTAAGTTGGATTCGCCGAAAACCGACCGGTTGGCCAGTTTTATCCCCTTCGGAAATGCAGTAGAGCAGCTCTGCGAGCATTTGGAGGCTGCTGAGCTCACACTGCACCTTGTGAATCCAATCCTGATTCAGGATTTGGTCAATAAGCTCCCGGACGGAGAAAAGCGACAGTGGTTGCACTACAAACGGAAGAAGAAGGAGGTGACGCTGCGAACGTTCACGGATTTCATCTCCAAGATTGTGTCCGATGCATGCGAGGTGAACGTCAACTACGATTAG
- the LOC129734080 gene encoding uncharacterized protein LOC129734080, producing MNLWTSAADEENAEKTLLRSVYTVDKLRLPHQTLKADELVAQYDHMRGLPISSYEGRPGILIGLSNIHAFAPLEAKIGTTSEPIAVRCQLGWTVYGPRRVSPESQGSYLGYHQQVSNEDLHDLLKSHYAPDESVVRVHRESAEDKRARSILEQTTKRVGNRFETGLLWAKDDVSFPDSYPMALKRLMQLEKKLERSPELYRNVRNQIDEYQAKKYAHEATKEELRSADPERTWYLPLNVVLNPKKPGKIRLIWDAAATVQGISLNSMLLKGPDLLVPLMSVLLIFRERRIAFGGDIREMYHQMEIIAKDKSAQRFLFRNNRAEEPKVYVMDVATFGSTCSPASAQYVKNRNAEEHAGRFPEAAAAIIKRHYVDDYFDSVDTVEEAVERAKQVRIIHKQAGFDIRNWVSNSPEVLTALGDAKAGGSVVFNQDKQEHNERVLGISWEQEADAFAFSVTSRPEMQAYFSGEKRPTKRIVLSCVMGFFDPLGLLSPFTIHGKMLVQHLWRSGCEWDQEIDDCGWNLWQQWIGLLPEVEALRIPRCYLGDAESSSVESLELHTFSDASEHAYGCVAYLRSVVDGEVNCSLVMSRAKVAPLKRQSIPRLELMAAGLGARMSQTFLETTTLDIDRTILWTDSRTVLSWLQSDQFKYKQFVAFKVGEILEVTNMRDWRWVPTKQNIADVLTKWGRGPPLQNDSDWVNGPKMLFLPPNQWPIIDQLEETTEEARGLVTFHEVVNVSAVSRWTKLVRVTATVARFVANCRRKKAGKPTLTSQATAHHLRLIKARFSTIQQPLQQEELRLAEIILWKQSQFASFPAEMDILTANLELEAGEPPKKIEKSSILYRRSPILDTEGVLRVRGRIESNEAIPFDKKFPIILSGKQEITQKLILHYHEKYGHAYRETVFNELRQKFWIQNARTAIRRATEACVWCKVNRCVPAAPLMAPLPVQRTTSHLRPFSAVGVDYLGPVEVAIGRRIEKRWVAVFTCMAVRAVHLDVVYSLSSQSCLMTIRRFSSKRGTPDHIFSDNATCFHGANTVMTKEIEKIHKECAERVTSSTAWHFNPPGTPHMGGVWERMVRSVKEALRVLDDGRRLTDEILITALAEAEDLINTRPLTYIPQESADEEALSPNHFILGTVTKEGAVLDNPDQYYEALRNMYYRSRGLARKFWDRWSQEYLPTLNHRPKWFEDTKPLEVGDLVFLVEGKNRKYWRRGRVQAVVKGADGRIRQAEVRTADGKVYRRGVATLAVMEIQDGKSGSTESSTGCYGQGNVRITGHQP from the coding sequence ATGAACCTGTGGACTTCCGCTGCTGATGAGGAGAATGCGGAGAAGACTTTGCTGCGGTCAGTGTATACGGTCGACAAGCTGAGACTACCACACCAGACACTCAAGGCTGACGAACTAGTGGCGCAGTATGACCATATGCGGGGATTGCCGATCAGTTCATATGAAGGTCGACCAGGAATTCTGATAGGGCTCAGCAACATTCACGCCTTCGCTCCTCTGGAAGCGAAGATTGGCACTACGAGTGAGCCGATCGCAGTACGGTGCCAGCTCGGCTGGACAGTGTACGGGCCACGACGAGTATCGCCTGAGTCGCAGGGCAGCTATCTGGGATACCACCAGCAGGTCTCTAACGAAGATCTTCACGATCTACTCAAATCCCATTATGCACCTGATGAGTCCGTAGTACGGGTGCACCGAGAATCAGCTGAAGACAAAAGGGCTCGGTCTATATTGGAGCAAACCACGAAGCGCGTAGGGAACCGTTTCGAGACGGGACTCCTTTGGGCCAAGGATGACGTTAGCTTCCCGGACAGCTACCCTATGGCACTGAAGCGGCTAATGCAGTTGGAGAAAAAGCTGGAAAGGTCACCAGAGTTATATCGAAACGTTCGGAACCAGATCGACGAGTATCAAGCTAAAAAATACGCCCATGAAGCCACCAAAGAAGAACTGCGCTCTGCAGATCCCGAGAGGACATGGTATCTCCCGCTAAATGTAGTCCTGAATCCGAAGAAACCGGGAAAAATCCGACTCATCTGGGACGCGGCCGCGACGGTCCAAGGAATTTCCCTTAACTCAATGCTGTTGAAAGGGCCGGACCTACTAGTGCCGCTTATGTCAGTGCTTCTCATCTTCCGGGAGCGGCGGATCGCTTTCGGAGGAGACATCCGTGAGATGTACCATCAAATGGAGATAATCGCGAAAGATAAGTCAGCTCAACGATTCCTGTTTCGAAACAACAGAGCAGAAGAACCGAAAGTGTACGTGATGGACGTCGCTACGTTTGGTTCAACGTGCTCGCCTGCGTCAGCACAGTACGTCAAGAATCGGAATGCAGAGGAACATGCCGGGCGGTTTCCGGAAGCAGCAGCGGCCATCATTAAGCGGCATTATGTCGATGACTACTTCGACAGCGTCGACACGGTTGAGGAAGCGGTAGAACGAGCGAAACAGGTGAGGATCATCCATAAGCAAGCCGGGTTTGATATTCGGAATTGGGTGTCAAATTCACCTGAGGTCCTGACTGCGTTAGGAGACGCTAAAGCTGGGGGATCAGTCGTTTTCAACCAGGATAAGCAGGAGCACAACGAACGGGTACTCGGGATAAGCTGGGAGCAAGAAGCGGATGCGTTTGCCTTCTCCGTAACCTCCCGACCGGAGATGCAAGCTTATTTTAGCGGTGAAAAGCGGCCTACGAAGCGAATCGTTCTCAGCTGCGTTATGGGCTTCTTCGACCCTTTGGGGCTACTGTCTCCATTTACAATCCATGGGAAGATGCTCGTCCAACATCTCTGGCGAAGCGGTTGCGAATGGGACCAAGAAATTGACGATTGTGGCTGGAACCTTTGGCAGCAGTGGATTGGATTGCTTCCGGAAGTCGAAGCATTACGAATTCCAAGATGTTATCTGGGTGATGCTGAATCTTCGTCGGTGGAGTCCCTCGAGCTACACACTTTTTCGGACGCGAGCGAACATGCTTATGGTTGCGTGGCATATCTACGGTCGGTCGTCGATGGAGAAGTGAACTGCAGTCTGGTCATGTCTCGTGCAAAGGTAGCGCCGCTTAAGCGTCAGTCGATTCCCAGGTTGGAACTGATGGCTGCCGGCCTCGGAGCACGAATGAGCCAAACTTTCCTGGAAACCACTACGCTGGATATCGATCGCACCATACTGTGGACCGACTCCCGAACTGTACTGTCGTGGCTTCAGTCAGATCAGTTCAAATACAAACAGTTCGTCGCCTTCAAAGTGGGGGAGATACTGGAAGTAACCAACATGAGGGACTGGCGATGGGTACCAACTAAACAGAACATCGCGGATGTGCTCACGAAATGGGGCCGTGGACCTCCGTTGCAAAACGATTCGGATTGGGTGAATGGTCCGAAGATGCTGTTTCTACCGCCCAACCAGTGGCCCATTATCGATCAACTCGAGGAAACTACCGAAGAGGCAAGAGGTTTAGTGACGTTCCATGAAGTGGTCAACGTGAGTGCTGTTTCTCGATGGACGAAACTGGTGCGGGTAACCGCTACCGTGGCCCGGTTCGTCGCCAACTGTCGCCGGAAAAAGGCCGGTAAGCCAACATTGACTTCGCAGGCTACGGCTCATCATCTACGATTAATAAAAGCACGGTTTTCCACGATTCAGCAACCTCTTCAACAAGAAGAGCTTCGACTAGCAGAGATAATCCTTTGGAAGCAGTCGCAATTCGCCAGTTTTCCGGCTGAGATGGATATACTTACAGCAAATCTCGAGCTAGAAGCTGGTGAACCACCGAAGAAAATCGAGAAATCCAGCATTCTGTACAGACGTTCTCCAATCCTGGACACTGAAGGGGTGCTGCGAGTACGAGGAAGGATAGAGTCCAATGAAGCGATCCCGTTCGACAAGAAATTCCCTATCATCCTATCGGGGAAACAAGAGATAACGCAGAAGCTAATTCTACATTACCACGAAAAATACGGTCATGCTTACAGGGAGACCGTGTTCAATGAGCTCCGTCAGAAATTCTGGATCCAGAACGCACGTACAGCGATTCGACGAGCGACCGAGGCATGTGTGTGGTGCAAGGTGAATCGATGTGTTCCGGCTGCTCCCTTGATGGCACCGTTACCCGTTCAACGCACCACTTCTCATCTTCGACCATTTAGTGCAGTAGGTGTCGATTATTTAGGACCAGTAGAGGTAGCCATAGGTCGGCGGATAGAGAAGAGATGGGTAGCGGTTTTTACGTGCATGGCTGTGAGGGCTGTGCATTTGGACGTAGTGTACAGTTTGAGCTCGCAGTCCTGCCTGATGACTATCAGACGTTTCTCGAGCAAGCGAGGCACTCCCGATCACATATTTTCCGACAACGCTACGTGTTTCCATGGAGCGAACACCGTGATGACCAAGGAGATCGAGAAGATCCACAAAGAGTGTGCGGAAAGGGTCACTTCGTCCACAGCCTGGCATTTCAACCCTCCCGGTACACCACACATGGGCGGTGTCTGGGAGAGGATGGTACGGTCCGTCAAAGAAGCTTTGAGGGTCCTGGATGACGGGCGGAGGTTGACTGATGAGATTCTCATCACGGCCTTGGCAGAAGCTGAGGATTTAATTAATACCCGACCACTCACTTATATTCCACAGGAGTCCGCCGATGAAGAAGCTCTATCACCAAACCATTTCATCCTTGGAACAGTGACCAAAGAAGGCGCAGTTTTGGACAACCCGGATCAATATTATGAAGCTTTGCGCAACATGTATTACCGATCGCGGGGCCTGGCCAGAAAATTTTGGGACCGGTGGTCGCAGGAGTACTTGCCGACTCTTAATCATCGCCCGAAATGGTTCGAGGACACGAAGCCACTGGAAGTCGGAGATCTAGTCTTCCTGGTGGAAGGCAAGAACCGGAAGTATTGGAGACGAGGACGCGTACAGGCAGTCGTAAAGGGAGCCGATGGAAGAATACGACAAGCGGAAGTAAGAACAGCGGATGGCAAAGTGTATCGACGAGGCGTGGCTACTCTGGCGGTGATGGAGATACAGGATGGTAAATCCGGAAGTACAGAAAGCTCTACCGGATGTTACGGGCAGGGGAATGTTCGCATCACCGGGCATCAACCGTAG
- the LOC129734083 gene encoding uncharacterized protein LOC129734083, with product MDQDLAEELNLSGEPNPLCLKWTGGTHRSENNSHKVALDISGLKGKRFHFENVRTVSELQLPPQSLDVKQLQSEYRHLRGVPAQSYRDVRPRLLIGVQHAYATLVRKSREGRVGQPIAINTNLGWTIYGGAPNGQSMSMLHYAYHVKQCNHDDVDKINDNMERALKDFFAIESLGVTSSNKEIRSQDDERDIQLLHDLTQFNGKRYETGLLWRNNNVKLPDSKPMALKRMYSMQRRMEKDPDLARILDEKLADYLNKGYIRKLTTAELEENHKRVWYLPVFPVTNPNKPGKVRLVWDAAAVVNGVLLNSSLLAGPDLLTSLVSVLYKFREHRFAICGDIREMFHQVKTRNEDQHSQRFLWWDSEDRKKTQYLCDAGDDVWGMLLTRERAIYEEPKRRAFQ from the coding sequence ATGGACCAAGACCTAGCTGAGGAGCTGAATCTTTCAGGAGAGCCCAATCCGCTATGTCTCAAATGGACAGGAGGTACACACCGTTCGGAAAACAACTCACATAAGGTAGCGTTGGATATTTCTGGTCTTAAGGGTAAGCGTTTTCACTTTGAGAATGTTCGAACAGTTAGTGAGCTTCAGCTACCACCTCAATCACTCGATGTTAAACAGCTTCAATCTGAATACCGTCATCTTAGAGGTGTCCCAGCGCAATCGTACCGAGACGTCCGCCCACGCCTGCTAATCGGCGTTCAGCATGCCTACGCGACACTCGTGCGAAAAAGCCGAGAAGGGAGGGTTGGTCAACCTATTGCAATAAACACCAATCTTGGATGGACTATATATGGTGGAGCCCCAAACGGTCAATCGATGAGCATGCTACACTACGCATATCATGTCAAACAATGCAATCATGATGATGTTGATAAGATCAACGACAATATGGAACGTGCGttaaaagatttttttgctattgagAGCTTAGGTGTTACTTCCTCTAATAAGGAAATCCGCTCTCAAGATGATGAACGGGACATTCAGCTTCTACATGATCTCACTCAGTTCAATGGAAAGAGATACGAAACAGGTTTATTGTGGAGAAACAATAATGTAAAATTGCCGGACAGCAAACCAATGGCTTTAAAGCGAATGTATAGCATGCAACGGCGCATGGAAAAGGACCCAGACTTGGCGCGAATTCTGGACGAAAAGCTGGCGGATTATCTAAATAAGGGCTATATACGCAAACTTACCACCGCGGAGCTGGAGGAAAACCACAAACGTGTTTGGTACTTACCTGTATTTCCAGTGACTAATCCAAATAAACCAGGCAAGGTTAGGCTTGTCTGGGATGCGGCTGCTGTGGTGAATGGTGTCTTGTTAAATTCATCTCTACTTGCTGGTCCTGATTTGTTAACTTCGCTAGTTTCTGTCCTTTACAAGTTCCGCGAGCATCGTTTTGCAATATGCGGTGACATTCGCGAAATGTTCCACCAAGTTAAAACTCGTAATGAAGACCAGCACAGTCAGCGCTTCTTATGGTGGGACAGCGAGGATAGGAAAAAAACTCAATACCTATGCGATGCAGGTGATGACGTTTGGGGCATGCTGCTCACCCGCGAGCGCGCAATTTATGAAGAACCTAAACGCAGAGCGTTTCAGTGA